A part of Rattus rattus isolate New Zealand chromosome 6, Rrattus_CSIRO_v1, whole genome shotgun sequence genomic DNA contains:
- the LOC116903003 gene encoding vomeronasal type-1 receptor 92, translating to MSIEIILCHKQFHVWFLVFASYPHTMNKDNTLHVDTIMKITMFSEVSVGISANSILFFAHLCMLLGENKPKPIHLYIASLSLTQLMLLITMGLIAADMFMSWGRWDSTPCQSLIYLHRLLRGFTLCAACLLSVFWMITLSPRSSCLSKFKHNSPHHISGAFLFLCVLYMSFSSHLLVSIIATPNLTSNIFMYVSQSCSLLPMSYSRTSTFSTTIAIREAFLISLMALSSGFMVTFLWRHKKQAQHLHSTGLSSKASPERRATRTILLLMSFFVVLYILENVVFYSRMKFKDGSTFYCVQIIVSHSYATISPFVFLCTEKHMTKILRSVCTRIINI from the exons ATGTCTATAGAGATCATTCTGTGCCACAAACAGTTCCATGTTTG gtTTTTGGTATTTGCTTCCTATCCACATACAATGAATAAAGACAACACACTCCACGTTGACACAATCATGAAAATCACTATGTTCTCTGAAGTGAGTGTTGGCATCTCAGCTAACAGTATCCTGTTTTTTGCTCACCTGTGCATGCTCCTTGGAGAGAACAAGCCTAAGCCCATTCATCTCTACATTGCATCCTTGTCCCTAACACAACTAATGCTGCTTATAACTATGGGACTCATAGCTGCAGACATGTTTATGTCTTGGGGGAGGTGGGATTCTACCCCATGCCAGTCCCTTATCTATTTGCACAGGCTTTTGAGGGGTTTTACCCTCTGTGCTGCCTGTCTGCTGAGTGTCTTTTGGATGATCACTCTTAGTCCTAGAAGCTCCTGTTTATCAAAGTTTAAACATAACTCTCCCCATCACATCTCAggtgcctttcttttcctttgtgttctctATATGTCTTTTAGCAGTCACCTCTTAGTATCAATTATTGCTACCCCCAATTTAAcctcaaatatttttatgtatgtttctcAGTCCTGCTCACTTCTACCCATGAGTTACTCCAGAACAAGCACGTTTTCCACAACAATCGCCATCAGGGAAGCTTTTCTTATCAGTCTCATGGCCCTGTCCAGTGGGTTTATGGTGACTTTCCTATGGAGACACAAGAAGCAGGCCCAGCATCTTCACAGCACCGGCCTTTCTTCAAAGGCATCTCCAGAACGAAGGGCAACCAGAACCATCCTGCTGCTCATGAGCTTCTTTGTGGTTCtctacattttagaaaatgttgTCTTCTACTCAAGGATGAAGTTCAAGGACGGGTCAACGTTCTACTGTGTCCAAATTATTGTGTCCCATAGCTATGCCACCATCAGcccttttgtgtttctttgcacTGAAAAGCATATGACTAAGATTTTGAGGTCAGTGTGTAccagaataataaatatttga